Genomic window (Erythrolamprus reginae isolate rEryReg1 chromosome 3, rEryReg1.hap1, whole genome shotgun sequence):
ATGATGAAGTAACTTCAATGTAATTTATTTCTAGCCAGACACATTGTGGAAGTTGATGGGAAAATGGGTCTTTTCCGTGGTCTTTCTCCTCGTATCATCTCTAGTGTTTTATCTACCATAAACCGAGAACAAGTGAAGAAGGTACAGTATGTCACACATTTGTTCTCTAATCTCTTTGTGCTGAAAAGGCTACATGTGAGGCCAAATTGTGTAATAAATGGCCAGGCCAACAAAGTCTCAGCTTCTTCATTTGCCTAGTTGGACTTTGGAAGGGGTTCaaatacaaaaacaacaacagcagttGCAACATTAGCCACAACCTTCTTGTTGTGCAATAAAGCTGGTGCATAATAAGACCATATTTCTTATTAAGGCACCATCAAGTTACTTTAGGACTATCTTGAAAGCATTTAACCTTGCAAGAATAATAAACTGTTCATCCTTTCTTAGTAACCTTTTATTTCCTGCTAAGGCCTGTTAGTTTGTATATCCTTGGCCTGTCTTTGACAGTGGGATTGCTAATTTCACTTTTCTAATCTTTAATGACACATCTTCATTAAGAATGAGAGATGGGTTGGTCTGTCTCTTGCCGAGACAAGTTGGCCACCATCCATGCCTGCTTGCAAAGCTCCAAAACCTCAGCACTGTCTAATTCAACGATGCAGATTATCATTTACCTCCATTCGGTCCATTGCTTGGAAGAGAATTTCTTTCATCTCTCTTCAACCAAAGTGTAGGCTTGCCCATGCTGTGGTTCATGAACAAGAGGCACCAGCATACTTTAGAGTCGAACGTTTTCAGAACAGGCAGAAATCTGTATTTCCATTACTATGttaatacatacagtatatgctatGATTCAAAAGATGGAAAGTTCGGGTGTGTGGAAGGGAAAGCAAAGTTGAATGATTCTCTGGATTAGTCTTCATTCCATACTCCAGGTAATCTTTAACTTACAGCTGGTCATTTAACAAAAGTTTGAAAGTACAGTGCCCTCAGAAGGTGTGCTTggaggggagaagaaatcttatgGTGGACTAAAGAAATGGCTTCATTTTTGgcatcctttttttttccttcagccCACATACTAGTTCCCTTCCTTACATGGAGGGGAAGGAAAATACTGCAATGGGCTGCAGAAACGAAGCTTGAATTCTGAGGATTCTCCTTTGGCAGGCAACTCTTTCAGTCTGTCTGCTTAACAACCAGTGTGATTGCTTAACAAACACATCTGGGAGAGCCAGGATTGTGATCATTGAACAAAGTGGTTATATAGGtgcctcacttaataactgcctcACTCAATGTCTCAGATTCCAGTCCCAATTGAGGTCATATGACTTTCTGTTTATTGGATTATTGCATTAGTCTAGGTACTGGTTACAACAAAATATAATTAAGGTATAGTAAAATAATCACCCCATGCACACACCAATTCCTTGGAAGACAAGTAAAGGAGAGATGTGatcacctttcttctattcaaaACTTGAGAGTATCACTTAGAAAAATCTCATATGTCAAATACTATTTGTTTATCAGAATCAGATCTCTTGAGTGTTAGTTTACTTTCTCTCTTATACCTATCTCAGGCCTTCCCTCTAGAAGATATGGAGCATGTTTCCAATAAGGATGATATGAAGACATCTCTCAGGAAAGTGACAAAACAGGTGGAAATTTAAAGCAAATTTTCAGTGCTTAAATATTTTGCATTTGGAAAGATTACATATTTCAAAGAAAATTAAGATTGATATGAATGTTGAATCCCCAaatcttcttttttccagtgtGATTAAactcaatttgaaaaaaaatgcctCAGAGGCTTGTGAGGTGGGAAAGACTTGTGAGGTGGGAATAGTGTAAACTTAAGAATGCTAAGATTTCTCCTACTAATCTATTCTACTACTAAACACCAAAATATTAACATGTTTTcctctaattatttttaatagataTAATCTTGAGACTACTAAAAGTGAGGCCAATCTTTTAGCATTCGGGAACTTTAAAAATGaactaacattttttaaaaattactgtaATACCACGGAGTAAAACTGAAGTATGTCTCAAACTTATAtagtttgatttatttttctctttcaactTAACCCCATCATGTGCTTGTTGCATGGATGGTAAGTCTTGGGGACTGAGCATAAGTACTATTTATTCAGCCCCATAATTTTGAGCTGTCATTAAATGAGTTATCATAACTTCAGAACTACCTgtaaaaaaaaagaggctgaaaacatGACAGAGAaacctctaaagcagtgtttcccaactgtggcaacttgaagatatctggacttcaactcccagaattccccagccagcatttgccatTGCAATGTTACTCCTcgcgtgtgatcaaaattcaggcacttggcagcaCATTCCGGCACTTACCACTACAGAGATGCTACCATTTTCTGTACCCACTTGTCCCCATCCCTCATGTGTGCCCTTTTGGCCCCTATGCTCAGCAACCCCAGCCCTCCTGTGCGCCACTGCCCAGCTGACCTCTGTCTTGCTACTCCTGCTGCTAACCCAAGCACTCCCCTCCTGGCCCTTTGCGAGAGCAGCTGCTGGCTGCACAAGGATTTCTTCCCAAGGTCATGTGCAGCATCAGGAGGGGCTTTctacttaccgctgctactggtgcgctgtacACAGCTTCAGGTTGCATGCGTGtccaagcgagattttgcttttgcgcatgtgcacgtGAGAGGTTTTTTTGCAtgagcaaaaaaattgctgaaatatcTCACGTGCGTGTGTCTCCCGACAATAtattgtttcctgcgcatgcatagaaataAAATCATGCTGTGTCACGCGGCCGCCAGCAACTCAAAGTTGCACACGCATCTCCTATTTTACTACTAGTACCCAGTGTAGGAACCCAGCACTGATGTGCAGCCATTTCTTTGTGTGAAACCTGGAGAAGAAGGACTCACTCAGCCATTACCTGCCTCACAAAGAGCCAGAAGAGGCATTCTGCATTGGTAATGGCAGAGACCTGGTGGGGGAGTGCAAAACAGCAGAGACCTCTAGagccgtgtttcccaaccttggcaacttgaagatatttggacttcaactcccagaattccccagccagcaaatgctggctggagaattctgggagttgaagtccagatagccaagtgcctgaattttgatcacacgctAGGAGTAACATTGCAatggcaaatgctggctggggaattctgggagttgaagtccagatatcctcaagttgccaaggttgagaaacactgctctagagtccaGGAATTCAAGGTCAGCTGGGACCGGGCTGGGATTTTGGGGGGGCTACTGGGGGCTTCGCATTGCACTAATGAGCCAGGCTGGGGCAGCTGGGGCTTCATGGTTACCTATAGCTTTGCACTGTATTGCTGGTCTGAGCTGGAGCAGCTGCAGCTTTGCACCGCAGTGCAGTTCAGAGGCTTCTTGCAGCCCTAGAGCCATGCTGTGCCAAGAGGCTCCTGAGCTGTGCAATTCTGGGACTATTTGCCATTCCTAGGAGACAGGGTGCAGGGTGGCCAAAAGGGCATAATGGACAGTGAAGGGAGTTGAAAAGTATGTAGTGCCTTATCTTGGAAGAACAGAGGCTCAGGGTAGGGAGGGACCAAGCCAGGAATGGCTTGGATTGGGATAGGTCCTCCACTAACAATTGGTGGAATTTAGTTAACGACAGCAAAAACGGAGTGCTGGGATTGCGGTTACAAAGCAACGGCACTAAGCATCATGTGACATCAAGCTTTATGACCACATTGCTTAACAATGTAAATGCTAGTCCTGGTTACCACTGTAACTCAAGGACGACCTGTAtctgaataatatacagtatatgacagTCCTTTACCGCAATGGTGTAAACCATAGAGAATGACGTAGAGTAGCATAGAaactatattaatataataacagagttggccttctccgggtcccgtcgactaaacaatgtcatctggcgggacccaggggaagagccttctctgtggcggccccgactctctggaaccaactcccccccagatatcagagtttccctaaccctccttgcctttcgcaagctccttaaaacccacctctgtcgtcaggcatgggggaattgaaattttcccttcccccctaggcttatagaatttatacatggtatgcttgtatgtatgattggttctttaaattgggttttgtgttttttttaaatattagatttgtttacattgtcttttttattgttgttagccgccccgagtcttcggagaggggcgtcatacaaatctaataaataaataaataaataaataaataaataaataaataaataaataaatattacttgtAATCCAGCAAATACGTTTTCCAAACAAGGAAACTTAAGATAATTAAAACCAGGAGTTTCCCATTAGGGTGTACTTTTTGTGAGATGatttgcttaagattttttttaaaaaaagtgctctATTTTGATATTTTATCAGACTTGCCATGAGATGACAATGCAATGTGTATCCCGAATTATTTCTCATCCACTTCATGGTGAGTTATGGAATCTGCTCTTGTCAAGTCCCGTTTCTACGTAAATGTTTGTTTTGTGGTATTTTCCCCTATAAAATTATAAACCTTAtagttcaaatgtattttatttacatAAGTATTTGCACATGATCTCACTTTATGATGACCAATTTTCTGTTGATTCTGAGCTAGAATCAGTGGTTATCATGGATAAGGTTGAGCAAAATGTTTCAACCTGAAACATATTCAgttcaggggtaaaatgctcccggttcgttCGTGCCTATTGGTTGTCAGAGCCAGTCGTAAAGGGaacacgaggctccgcccacatgcctggatgctgccattttggttcttttaccctGTGCGCATGCGTAAAAtgttctgtacatgcacagagagtaaaagaacccaaatagtggCATCTGAGTAGGTAAGTGGAGCCTCATCCTCCCTTTGTGAGCTGATCTCTGATGACTGATAGGCACGAGAGAaccgggaacatttcacccctgtttcAACTTTAGCATACAGTAAATGATGTGGACACGACATGGATTTAGCCTACCTCTACTTTTCAGAATGATCCATTAGAGCTGGGATCACTTTTGATGGAGTCAAAATGAGGTGTTTTGGCCACAGAATCTTTCGCTCTGAGAAGGTTTTGCACACACCTTTAGTTCTGTTGTCCATATATTACCACATTTCCCTAGTAAAACACCCATCCCACCACATTAATCAACTGTAACAGAGTAGAACTGATGATCTATTGCAAACAAAATAATGGGCAGGCCATATCAATAGTAGTTTCTTTCAAAAAACGTATATGCCTTGAAAATTAGTCAGAACATTAGTCCAAGCTTGCAAAAAAAACGTCTTTTTTGCCtgatatatatgtttttaaaactttgccttctcttcttttattctctgTCCACTTAACTTCCACCTTTCTGGTACtattccccttcccttcttcttcataTCCTTCCTGTTTTGCTGTTTTTACTGGAAATAAGGAGGTGTGTAAGTGTGTGTTTGAGAATGTAATTTGTGTGTGTAATAATTTTATATGCAGGTAGAAAACTTACTGATTTTATAATAGGGTGTCCTGTTTTACAGACAATACTATAATAAGTTATTAAAATGTGTTTCTTTGGGCCCTGGCCTATACTGGAGTGTGGTTCCTGTCAGGCTTATATACAGGTATACAATATGTGAACAAAAGTATTTTATTGGCACACATTTACTAGGAGGCATTTTCAGGCTACCGGTAGCTTCAGCTGGAATTGACCATTGtagattggtaaaatgaagaaGTTAACATTTCACAGGATTTTTGTCTTTTggtatatattttattccttatcTATTTTTCCTGTGGCGAAATGTCCTCTTAAATTCAGAGtcatctttatatctataaaatattatatatttaatatcaAAAGAAGTAAGGCCCTGAATTCCAGATCACTGGGAATTCAAGTCATTGTTATTACTTTGCATATAATTGTTTTAGGTTTCCAATAGCCATCTGATAAATCACTGTGGGAGGAGAATTCTAAATTCCAGAGGCCTGTAGAATGTTTCAGTTGAAACTCCTTTTCAATTTTGAGATATTTTCTCAGTATAAAAATATGTAAGTAAACTACTTCTATATTCATatctcttgttttttcttccaaaGTAATATCTATGCGCTGTATGGTCCAGTTTGTAGGACGAGAAGTTAAGTACAGGTGAGATCTTCTTAACATTCTATACCTCAATCTGAGAATAATAACAAGGGATTTTATAGTATTACACTGGCTGGTAGTTATAAAAATATTTGATCCATATCAATAATTATTTCTAAGAAATACAGCAATGCAGTTATTTACTTTAGGATGAAAAATGTGTGAGAGAGCCCTTTGGCCCAAATCTAATGGTTTTCCTTTGTCAATAGCCATATATTTAGTTCAGTCAAGACAATTtggaaagaagaaggactctTGGGATTCTTTGTGTAAGTATGTATATTTCAATTGCCAGCAAATTTAATTAAGCCTGAACTTGCTGTGGTGTTGTTGAGAATCAGTTCTCACACCAGTGAGAAGAATCAGCTCTTATTCAAATCAACCAGCTTTCCTTAAGTATTATAATTCAGTTCAAAGTTCAGAAttgtttattaaaaatgtattacATGTGCTAATGCCTTCTGTCATtatataaaagagagaaagagataatacTTGACAATTTATTGTCCCTCGTGGTCAATCACAATTCATGTTCCACataaaaataattcataaaatAATTGGACTTGGAACTTTTCCCGTCATAAAGTTCCTAGATATATTTGTGAAGAATTGCAAGACCTGTTCAAGCACAGTGATTGAAATGAGGAAATTATTAGTCTTTTTCAGCACCTACATTTTAATCAGCGCTAAATTTAACTTAATGATATATAGAATAAATCAGTAAAGTTTTTTTGAATTAGAAAATAGACATCACTGTATTAAATTAGGAGTATAATCAACATTTCTTGCTCACTGGTTAAGATTTGCATCTCGTATAATTGGCGTTTCCTAAgattctaaaaaaaatattaagagtTTCTACTTTAACTTTTCTAAATGGTCAAAATCCTCTCTAACAGAAAAAAAACAACGGTTAAAATATTTTATCCAGTTTGTTCATGGGTTAACGAAATGTTTTTGTTGCAGTTAAACATAGGCAGATTCATAATTAGTGACTATTACCCTATAGCTACAGATATGATACTAAATGGCTCTTACTCATCCTTGTTGCTTTCTGCATGCTCAAAGTTATTTACTATTGctgaattaattaatatattcatatttttcatatttcatatttttattagttttccaAGGCATGTTTCTGTGTATCagatttctttgttctttgtgcaTTAATATTTAGCCTGGGGttcattcttccttttctttcctcaatGTGCATTGGAGCATTGATGAAGTTTTAAGATCTTGTATCTTTAATTTTCTTACTATATGCCTTAGGACTTGATTTAGTCTCTAAGCTCCAATATCTCTAGATTTtttgtactgtattccaaatacaAATTTCATGTGCATAAATGTTTATAGACTTTACTGTTGTTATTCTCTATATTGTCTGAGGTTAATTTTAgagtatttttatttaatattttctcttaTTCTCTTCCCTCAGAGGTTTAGTTCCTCACGTCCTAGGGGATCTTATTTTTCTGTGGTGTTGCAACCTTCTGGCTCATTTTATCAACACTTACGCTGTGGATGACAATGTGAGTGATGACCTTCCTAATCTTATTAGCCTCTAAAATTTCTTCCCCAAAGATCCAGTGCAGTGTAGTGGGTAAGACATCGGGCTATTCCCCGATAAGGTCCACGTTCATACTCAGCCATGAAAATTCATATTGAAAATTCAGTTGTACATTCTCAGTCCAGTCCACCTCATATGCGTGGTGGTTGGGAGAATAGACATCCCCAAGTAGACTTCCATACAAGCCTGGGACAAAGGGATATCAATCTAATAAATAGTTCATGATAActattcgtaaactccttaaaacccacctttgtcatcaagcgtgggggaactgaaacatctccccctgactatgtagttttctgtgtatgatatgactgtatttatgtttttttatatattggggtttcttgttttttagactttttaaatgtattattgttattttagagtttaactattagatttgtcattatatattgtttttatcattgctgtgagccgccccgagtctacggagagggacggcatacaaatctaataaataataataataataataataataataataataataataataatgtcaagcAAGAAAATGGATTGGAAGAAACCAGAATTTCACAAGCCTAAGTATTATTGTACAACAATCATTTCCCTCTGGccagttttttgttttgttttattttttgttttatgatGGAAGGTTTCCCATATTCACTTACTGTCTTTTtttagagaaaataaaataagtctaagaaaaaacaaaaatgtactGAACATCGAAAGCTATTTCCtaactaataaaaaaattgatattTCCGGTTATTGATAAGATTCAAATATTAAGTTGGTCTGATGTGATTAAAGTTTATTATAGTCAAGTAGGGTCTTCTTCTAATTAATCTCTTGACTTTTTTCCTAATAAAATTATACTGTggttccattgttgttgttttttaaatgatgccaATCCTTCTGAGAGTCAGTTACTGATGAGGTTGCTATTGTGTTGAGACTTCTGCCATGATCTTTGCATGTACCATAGCAAGAGTTTATTGTCAAGTGTTTTCctgtattatgattatgattatgtcagtacaacacagcaaacgagatcactttgctggatttcgtatttcatcaccagtcaggcgcttcccaagcacctaggactgcgtgatgtagcagcgaattatgtttgccgatcccagtaaagcggccttttgcaatggacagatggagattttgtcaattccgatggttttcaaatgtccgctgagatcctttggcactgcgcccagcttatgccagagttgttgcagctcgatttttagatcttcgtatttcattaatttctctagctgcttctcctcaattctgctgtctcctgggattgcgatg
Coding sequences:
- the MTCH1 gene encoding mitochondrial carrier homolog 1 isoform X2 codes for the protein MGLFRGLSPRIISSVLSTINREQVKKAFPLEDMEHVSNKDDMKTSLRKVTKQTCHEMTMQCVSRIISHPLHVISMRCMVQFVGREVKYSHIFSSVKTIWKEEGLLGFFVGLVPHVLGDLIFLWCCNLLAHFINTYAVDDNFNQASVIRSYTKFVMGIAVSMLTYPFLLVGDLMAVNNCGLLAGLPPYAPVFSSWIHCWRHLSAQGQLFRGSSLLFRRSSTPATILVD